In the Gossypium raimondii isolate GPD5lz chromosome 9, ASM2569854v1, whole genome shotgun sequence genome, one interval contains:
- the LOC105800082 gene encoding 40S ribosomal protein S7 — protein MYTSMKKIHKDKDVEPTEFEESVAQAFFDLENTNQDLKSDLKDLYINSAVQIDVSGSRKAVVIHVPYRLRKAFRKVHVKLVRELEKKFSGKDVILIATRRILRPPKKGSAVQRPRSRTLTAVHEAMLEDIVLPAEIVGKRTRYAIDGSKLMKVFLDPKERNNTEYKLETFSAVYRKLAGKDVVFEFPVTEA, from the exons ATGTATACATCAATGAAAAAGATCCACAAAGATAAGGATGTTGAACCAACAGAATTTGAGGAATCAGTTGCCCAG GCATTCTTCGATTTGGAGAATACCAACCAGGATCTGAAAAGTGACCTCAAGGATCTCTACATTAATTCAGCAGT CCAAATTGATGTGTCTGGGAGCCGGAAAGCTGTTGTTATCCATGTCCCGTACCGGTTGAGGAAAGCTTTTCGCAAGGTTCATGTTAAGCTTGTGAGGGAGCTTGAAAAGAAGTTCAGTGGAAAG GATGTGATTCTTATTGCTACCCGGAGGATATTGAGGCCCCCAAAGAAAGGTTCTGCTGTTCAGAGGCCTCGCAGCCGCACATTGACTGCTGTACATGAGGCAATGCTGGAAGATATTGTCTTACCCGCTGAGATTGTTGGGAAGCGCACTAGATATGCAATTGATGGATCAAAGTTAATGAAG GTGTTTTTGGACCCCAAGGAACGAAACAACACCGAGTATAAGCTCGAGACCTTTTCTGCAGTTTACCGGAAGCTTGCTGGGAAGGATGTTGTGTTTGAGTTCCCTGTTACAGAGGCATAG
- the LOC105800083 gene encoding transcription factor BEE 3 isoform X2 yields the protein MADFTTDMQNFKQSFSFMDIDPATMESPLNQYGGELNQSVIDNSALNFQTFFPFSNETFFSNQVAEIAGNCRANPPSYFHDSNHKGSITALSVAHSSFVTSRNEFHDSNKRKSLDLSESSYGNSSSPWIKRINNLGRGKRAKSNEKGENKPKDVVHVRARRGEATDSHSLAERVRRGKINERLRCLQDIVPGCYKTMGMAVMLDEIINYVQSLQNQVEFLSMKLTAASTYYDFNSDTDAVERMQREKAQGAKDELDKFMREGDVERLACFHSSTIWSSLT from the exons ATGGCTGATTTCACAACAGATATGCAAAACTTTAAACaatcattttctttcatggatatTGATCCTGCAACCATGGAGTCACCACTCAACCAATATGGTGGTGAGCTAAACCAAAGTGTTATAGACAATTCAGCCTTGAATTTCCAAACCTTTTTCCCTTTCTCCAATGAAACCTTCTTCAGCAACCAAGTAGCTGAAATCGCAGGCAATTGCAGAGCAAACCCACCAAGTTATTTCCATGATAGCAACCACAAGGGTTCAATTACAGCACTATCAGTTGCTCACTCATCCTTTGTCACTTCTAGAAATGAATTCCATGACAGCAATAAGAGAAAATCATTGGACTTATCAGAAAGTAGTTATGGGAATTCATCATCCCCTTGGATCAAGAGAATAaat AATTTGGGGAGAGGGAAAAGAGCAAAGAGTAATGAAAAGggagaaaataaaccaaaagaCGTGGTTCATGTCAGAGCTAGAAGAGGTGAAGCTACTGATAGTCACAGTTTAGCAGAAAGG GTTAGAAGAGGGAAAATTAATGAGAGACTAAGATGCTTGCAAGATATTGTCCCAGGATGCTATAAG ACCATGGGCATGGCAGTCATGTTAGATGAGATCATCAATTATGTCCAGTCCTTGCAGAATCAAGTTGAG TTTCTTTCAATGAAGCTAACAGCAGCAAGCACTTATTATGACTTCAACTCAGACACGGATGCCGTGGAAAGAATGCAG AGGGAAAAAGCACAGGGGGCAAAAGATGAATTGGACAAATTTATGAGAGAAGGAGATGTTGAAAGACTAGCTTGCTTCCACTCATCAACAATATGGTCCTCTTTGACTTAA
- the LOC105800083 gene encoding transcription factor BEE 3 isoform X1 → MADFTTDMQNFKQSFSFMDIDPATMESPLNQYGGELNQSVIDNSALNFQTFFPFSNETFFSNQVAEIAGNCRANPPSYFHDSNHKGSITALSVAHSSFVTSRNEFHDSNKRKSLDLSESSYGNSSSPWIKRINNLGRGKRAKSNEKGENKPKDVVHVRARRGEATDSHSLAERVRRGKINERLRCLQDIVPGCYKTMGMAVMLDEIINYVQSLQNQVEFLSMKLTAASTYYDFNSDTDAVERMQVLPREKAQGAKDELDKFMREGDVERLACFHSSTIWSSLT, encoded by the exons ATGGCTGATTTCACAACAGATATGCAAAACTTTAAACaatcattttctttcatggatatTGATCCTGCAACCATGGAGTCACCACTCAACCAATATGGTGGTGAGCTAAACCAAAGTGTTATAGACAATTCAGCCTTGAATTTCCAAACCTTTTTCCCTTTCTCCAATGAAACCTTCTTCAGCAACCAAGTAGCTGAAATCGCAGGCAATTGCAGAGCAAACCCACCAAGTTATTTCCATGATAGCAACCACAAGGGTTCAATTACAGCACTATCAGTTGCTCACTCATCCTTTGTCACTTCTAGAAATGAATTCCATGACAGCAATAAGAGAAAATCATTGGACTTATCAGAAAGTAGTTATGGGAATTCATCATCCCCTTGGATCAAGAGAATAaat AATTTGGGGAGAGGGAAAAGAGCAAAGAGTAATGAAAAGggagaaaataaaccaaaagaCGTGGTTCATGTCAGAGCTAGAAGAGGTGAAGCTACTGATAGTCACAGTTTAGCAGAAAGG GTTAGAAGAGGGAAAATTAATGAGAGACTAAGATGCTTGCAAGATATTGTCCCAGGATGCTATAAG ACCATGGGCATGGCAGTCATGTTAGATGAGATCATCAATTATGTCCAGTCCTTGCAGAATCAAGTTGAG TTTCTTTCAATGAAGCTAACAGCAGCAAGCACTTATTATGACTTCAACTCAGACACGGATGCCGTGGAAAGAATGCAGGTGCTTCct AGGGAAAAAGCACAGGGGGCAAAAGATGAATTGGACAAATTTATGAGAGAAGGAGATGTTGAAAGACTAGCTTGCTTCCACTCATCAACAATATGGTCCTCTTTGACTTAA
- the LOC105800084 gene encoding uncharacterized protein LOC105800084, with product MQKQALVILFYNLSSSSLLLLLFLYYSSILLAKFFYFIGSYSLLQRNRNGYDYSMFSEEEEEEEEEEEEDYCVERYNYKANCMENDHLVADIIRGGESLIFLPDSSFQRPRNDVHDDQLITSEDQEYASCYTEQSPSSDSEHHHDDDDTDLFDHEEIPTKDGDSLDNFDDGPTPIVSPMDKSDVDNDEDGDENFCNQKIKPRVQTDFSSDKFFVIGPTVESKKLVGEEQDDNEPIYGDSYTIGSTSKSSSEWRSSINCRDSGTEDPFSSSSRRSCPKWESYTVFQKYDEEMMFLDRISAQKLQETESLRSIQACPRSISERIVHKFATMNKKPSDIRQNPYHELESAYVAQICLTWEALNWNYKNFEHKRASRKDFDCPAIIAQQFQQFQVLLQRYIENEPYEQGRRPEVYARMRLLAPKLLLVPEYRDYEEDERDEGFGPRISAETFVVIMEDGIQTFMNFLKADKEKPCQLIKKFFGMKRRGSVDPTLLQLMKKVNAKKRMKLKDLKRAKKCIRRRKVKVEKEMDILMGLIDLKVVSRVLRMTDLTEQQLHWCEEKMSKVRISEGQLHRDSSTLFFPAH from the exons ATGCAAAAGCAAGCTTTGGTTATATTGTTTTACAACCTCTCAAGCTCATCTTTGCTTCTCCTTCTCTTCCTATACTACTCATCAATTTTGCTTGCCAAGTTCTTCTACTTCATTGGAAGTTACTCGCTTCTCCAAAG GAATCGAAATGGATATGATTACAGTATGTTCTctgaggaagaagaagaagaagaagaagaagaagaagaagattatTGTGTTGAAAGGTATAACTACAAGGCCAACTGCATGGAAAATGACCACCTTGTGGCTGACATAATTCGTGGTGGTGAATCACTTATTTTCCTGCCGGACAGCAGCTTTCAAAGACCTCGAAATGATGTCCATGATGATCAGCTCATCACGAGTGAGGATCAAGAATATGCAAGTTGTTACACTGAACAGTCACCTAGTTCAGATTCTGAACACCatcatgatgatgatgatacaGATTTGTTTGATCATGAAGAGATCCCAACAAAAGATGGCGATTCACTTGACAATTTTGATGATGGTCCCACTCCTATAGTCTCACCAATGGACAAAAGTGATGTGGACAATGATGAAGATGGTGATG AAAATTTTTGTAATCAAAAAATCAAACCAAGGGTGCAAACAGATTTTTCAAGTGACAAGTTTTTTGTTATAGGACCAACAGTGGAGTCTAAGAAGTTAGTAGGTGAGGAGCAGGATGATAATGAACCAATCTATGGTGACTCTTACACAATAGGCTCAACATCAAAGAGCTCATCTGAGTGGAGAAGCTCAATAAATTGCAGAGATTCAGGGACTGAAGATCCATTTTCATCTTCCTCAAGAAGAAGTTGTCCCAAATGGGAATCCTACACTGTGTTCCAAAAATATGATGAAGAGATGATGTTCCTTGACAGAATCAGTGCACAAAAGCTCCAAGAAACAG AATCACTAAGGTCCATTCAAGCTTGCCCAAGATCAATATCTGAGAGAATAGTCCACAAGTTTGCGACAATGAACAAAAAACCATCAGATATCAGACAGAATCCATACCATGAACTGGAATCTGCATACGTTGCTCAAATTTGCTTGACTTGGGAAGCTCTTAACTGGAACTATAAGAACTTTGAACATAAAAGAGCCTCTAGAAAAGATTTCGACTGTCCTGCCATCATTGCTCAACAGTTTCAACAATTCCAAGTTCTTTTACAAAGATACATCGAAAATGAGCCTTATGAACAAGGGCGTAGACCCGAGGTGTATGCCAGGATGAGGCTTTTGGCCCCAAAGTTGCTTCTGGTTCCTGAATATCGAg ATTATGAGGAAGATGAAAGAGATGAAGGGTTTGGGCCAAGAATATCAGCAGAAACATTTGTGGTGATAATGGAGGATGGAATCCAAACCTTCATGAATTTTCTCAAGGCAGACAAGGAGAAACCATGCCAACTCATTAAAAAATTCTTTGGGATGAAGAGAAGAGGCTCAGTTGACCCTACACTCCTTCAGCTCATGAAAAAAGTTAATGCTAAA AAAAGGATGAAGCTTAAAGACCTTAAAAGGGCTAAGAAATGCATAAGGAGAAGGAAAGTGAAGGTGGAGAAAGAGATGGACATATTGATGGGTCTGATTGACCTAAAAGTGGTGTCAAGGGTTTTGAGAATGACTGATCTAACTGAACAACAATTGCATTGGTGTGAGGAGAAGATGAGCAAAGTCAGGATTTCAGAAGGCCAACTCCATAGAGATTCCTCTACCCTTTTTTTCCCAGCTCACTAA